In Pseudomonas sp. HR96, the DNA window CACCGGCTCCTTCTGGGACCGCGTGGCCAAGGTGGAAACGCGTCAGGACCACGGCCGTACCTGGCATCGGGTGCAGCTGGCCGAGAAGTTGCCGGCCGCGCACATCAACGAATTCATCATCGACGAACAGGGTTTCGTCGGCTGGATCAAGGCGGTCAAAGACGACGAGCTGATGCTGCTCGACCTGCATCAGGAGCCGTTGCTGCATCAGGAAGCCTGGGGCCTCAAGCCGCGGGACATTTACCAGGGTCTCGCGCTGTTCGCGCTGATGGACCCGGACATCCACCTGGTCAACCTGTCCGGCGCCGCCGGCTCGGGCAAAACCATTCTGGCCCTGGCGGCGGCCATCGAACAGACCATGGTCACCAAGCGTTACCGGCGCATCATCGCCACCCGCAGCGTGCAGGGCCTGGACCAGGAAATCGGCTTTCTGCCCGGCACCGAAGCGGAAAAGATGGAGCCTTGGCTGGGCGCCATCACCGACAACCTCGAAGCCCTGCACATGGACGACGAGAACACCCACGGCAGCGTCGACTACATCCTCAGCAAGGTGCCGCTGCAATTCAAATCGCTCAACTATATCCGCGGCCGCAGCTTCCAGCAGAGCCTGATATTGATCGACGAATGCCAGAACCTGACCCCGCACCAGATGAAAACCATCATCACCCGTGCCGGCTCCGGCTCAAAGGTCATCTGCCTGGGTAACCTGGCGCAGATCGACACCCCTTACCTGTCGGCCACCAGCTCGGGGCTGACCTACCTGACGGAGCGCTTCAAGGATTTCCCCAACGGCGTGCACATCACCCTGCAGGGCGTGCCACGCTCGATCCTCGCTGAATATGCGGAGTCGCATCTCTAGCAACCCAAAAGCCCCTCTTTCAAAGAAAGAGGGGCTACCCGCACGTCAGTCATCAGCCGCAGATCACGGCTACCACCGTCTCGGCGGCGTCGGTCACCACATAGGTGGTATTGGCCTTGATGCTGCGCACGCTTCCGACCGTCAGGACATCGATTTGCTGCCCAGCCACGATGCGTTCCAGCTCGCGACTGCGGGCGGCGGTGTAGGGCTTGCCAACGATGCTTTTCGATTTTTCGGCGATTTCTACGGACATGGATGCCTCCTGGCTTCACATAGCAGCGAAAGTGCTGCCCAGGCACCTTAGGGTGTCAGCTCCTGCTGTTTGCCATACTTAAATGTCGCGGCGCATCGCGCCCTAGAACACCGACCACTCGATCCGCTGGGTCAACTTCTCCAGCGCCGCCATGCCCACCAGCGAATTGCCTGCGGCATTGAGCTCGGGCGACCACACGCACACCGAGAACCGGCCCGGCACCACGGCGATGATGCCGCCGCCTACGCCACTCTTGCCCGGCAAGCCGACCCGGTAGGCGAAGTTACCCGCCTCGTCGTACAGCCCGCTGGTGGCCATGATCGAATTGACCTGCTTGGTCTGGCGCGCCGTGAGCACCTGTTCGCCGCTGTGGGTGCAGTAGCCCTGGTTGGCCAGAAAGCCGAAGGCGCGGGCCAGGTCGATGCAGTTCATGCTCAGGGCGCAATGGTGGAAGTAGCTGCGCAGGACAGTCTCGACATCGCCTTCGAAGTTGCCGAACGACTTCATCAGGTAGGCCGCAGCAGCGTTGCGTGAACGGTGCTGGTATTCGGACTCGGCGACCTTGGCGTCGGAGATGATCTGCCGGTTGCCGCACAGGCGCCGCACGAAGTCGCGCATCGACAGCGCCGGGGCTGCGAAGCGGCTCTGGTTGATGTCGCAGATCACCAGCGCCCCGGCATTGATGAATGGGTTGCGCGGCCGACCTCGCTCGAACTCCAACTGCACCAGCGAGTTGAACGGCTGCCCGGACGGCTCGTGGCCCAACCGCTGCCATATTTCCTCGCCGGAGTGGCCGATGGCCTGGACCAGGCTGAAGACCTTGGAAATGCTTTGAATGGAGAACGCGGTATGGGCGTCGCCGGCGCTGAAGATCTCGCCGTTGTTGCCGTACACGGCGATGCCCAGCTGGTTGGGCGCCACGCTGCCCAGCGCCGGGATGTAGTCGGCCACCTTGCCCTGGCCGATCAGCGGGCGGACCTCGTCAAGTATTTCATTCAGCAGTTCTTGCATGGGCTGCTCGCTTTTGTGCAATCGTCCAATAGACGTGTGGCGCGGCTGGAGCATCACACCGTGCAAGAGTACAGGCTCGGGTTTACACTTCGGGCTCGATAACAGGAGCAACGCTGTGCTGACTCATCTCGATTCCCAAGGCCGCGCGAACATGGTCGATGTCACCGACAAAGCCGTGACCTTCCGCGAGGCCGTGGCCCAGGCCCGTGTGCGCATGCTGCCACAAACCCTGCAAATGATCGTCGACGGCGCGCATCCCAAGGGCGATGTGTTTGCCGTGGCACGCATCGCCGGCATCCAGGCGGCGAAGAAAACCTCCGACCTGATCCCTCTGTGCCATCCGCTGATGCTCACCGGGGTCAAGGTCGAGCTCAGTGCCGAGGGCGACAATGCGGTGCTGATCGTCGCGCGCTGCAAGTTGTCCGGGCAGACCGGCGTGGAGATGGAGGCGCTGACTGCGGCGAGCGTCGCCGCGCTGACGATCTACGACATGTGCAAGGCGGTGGACCGTGGCATGGTCATCGAGCAGGTCATGCTGCTGGAGAAGCAGGGCGGCAAGAGCGGGCACTTCCAGGCGCAGCCGACATGAAGCTCGAGGTCCTGTATTTCGCCCGCTACCGCGAGGTGCTGGGGCGCGAGCGCGAGGTGGTGGAGGGCGACTTCGCCAGCGTCGATGCGCTGCGCCAGTTCCTCATACTCGACCGCGGCCACGACGTGCTGGCCGAACAGAACATCATGTGCGCACGCAACGAAGAGCTCTGTGCGCTGGAGGAAACCCTGGTCGACGGCGACGAGATCGCCTTCTTCCCCACGGTCACCGGAGGCTGAAATGACGGTTCGTGTCCAGGCGGCGGCGTTCGACCCCGGCGCCGAGCTCAACACCTTGCATTCGGCCAACGCCGGGGTTGGCGCGGTGGTCGGCTTCGTCGGCTATGTGCGCGATTTCAACGACGGCCATGAGGTGTCGGGGATGTTTCTTGAGCACTACCCGGGCATGACCGAGAAGGCCCTGGAAAAGATCATTCTGGAGGCGGCCCAGCGCTGGCCCTTGCTCAAGGTGGAGATACTGCACCGGGTCGGCGCGCTGCAGCCGGGCGAGCCGATCGTCTTCGTCGGCGTGGCGAGTGCGCACCGGCGTGCCGCATTCGAGGCCTGTGACTTCGTGATGGACTACCTCAAGACCCGCGCGCCGTTCTGGAAGAAGGAGAACACCGAGGACGGGCCGCGCTGGGTCGAGGGCCGCGACAGCGACCATGCGGCAGCCGAGCGCTGGAAGTAAACCGCCCAGGAATCCATGGCGTGGGCAGGTGGGAGGGGGCAAAGCCCCCGAGAGGCCGCAAGGCCGGCTTGATTCCTAGTGCGATCGCTTGCGCTCCACCGGCTTGAGCATCTCCTCCGAAGGCATCTCGAAATTGATCTTGCGCCCCAGCAGCGCCTCGATCGCCGGTAGCTGGTAGGAGTCGTCCTCGCCGGCAAAGCTGATGGAGACGCCGCTCATCCCGGCCCGGCCAGTACGGCCGATGCGGTGCACGTAATCGTCGGGCACTTCGGGCAGGGTGAAGTTGATCACGTGGCTGATGCCGTCGATGTGAATGCCGCGACCTGCCACGTCGGTGGCCACCAGCACACGAATCTTGCCTTCGCGAAAGCCTTCCAGTGTCTTGATGCGCTTGTGCTGGGGCACATCGCCCGACAGCTGTGCAGCGTTGACACCGTCGCGCACCAGTTTCTCCTCGATGCGGCGTACCTCGTCCTTGCGGTTGGCAAACACGATGACCCGCTCCCAGCTGTTGCTGGTGACCAGGTTGTACAGCAGCTTGTACTTGTCGCTGCCGGCCACTGCGTAGACATGCTGCTCGACGGTTTCGCTGGCGACGTTTTCCGGCTCGATCTCGACGATGGCCGGGTCGGTGGTCCACTGGCGCGCCAGGTTCATCACGTCCTCGGTGAAGGTGGCCGAGAACAGCAGAGTCTGACGTTCGCTCTTGGGCGGGGTCTGGCGAATGATCGCCCGTACCTGCGGGATAAAGCCCATGTCGAGCATGCGGTCGGCTTCGTCCAGCACCATCACTTCGACCATGTCCAGGTGCACGTCACCGCGCTGCTGGAAGTCCATCAGCCGGCCTGGGGTGGCGACCAGGATGTCGCAATAGCGCGCTTCGAGCTGCTTGAGCTGCTTGTCGAAATCCATGCCGCCGACGAAGGTCATGACGTTGAGGTCGGTGTACTTGGTCAGGTTGGCCGCGTCCTTGGCGATCTGCACCACCAGCTCGCGGGTCGGCGCGATGATCAGCGCCCGCGGTTCGCCCATGTAGCGTTCCTTGGGCGGCGGCGTCTGCTGCAGCTGGGTGATGATCGACACCAGGAAGGCCGCGGTCTTGCCGGTGCCGGTCTGGGCGCGGCCGATGGCGTCCTTGCCGCGCAGGGTATAACCGAGCACCTGGGCCTGGATCGGCGTGCAATACGGAAACCCCAGGTCGCTGATGGCGTGCATCAGTTCATCGGACAGCTTGAAGTCGTGAAAGCGCGTCTTGCCTTCCTGCGGCTCGACCTTGAAGTCTTCCAGCTTCCACACCGCCGCCGGGGCTGGCCGGGGTTTGGCCGGTCGCTCGCGGCGCCCTGCCGGCGCCGGGGCGGGTGCTGCCGGTTGTGCGTCCGGCGCCTCGATGGCGGCCATGGACTGGAACGCTGGCGCGGCGATATCGGCAGGGATGGCAACCGGGGGTTCATGGCTGGGCGGCGCGACGGGCGACGGGCCGGCTGCGGCGGTCATCGGCTCGGCCGCGCCTTTGCCGAACATTTTCTGAAGTGCTTTGAGCACGGTCTTCTCATCGGTTGGTTAAGGAGTAATCGCCGGCCAGTGTAATGCAAGAATCGGGCACGGCGTAATCATCTGCTGACAGCCTGGCCAATGGCTCTCCCGGCTGCCCTTGCAACCCGCGGATCAGACGATTCGCTGGCTCAGCCAATGACCAATGTCGATGATTTCCTGAGGTAACACTTCGTGCCCCATTGGGTATTCCTTCCAGTCAGCGGTGACACCCTGACTCTTGAGCCAGGTATGCGCACGCCAGCCCATCTCGTGCAGCACCACGGCGTCGGAGCTGCCGTGCAGGTTGATGACCGGCGTGCGCTGCTGCTCGGCGTTCGGCTGCAGCCCTTCATCGAAGGTCGGGGCATAGGTCGACAGGGCCAGAACCCCGCCCAGCGTGCCTTGCCAGGTGATGAAAGCGGTGTGCAGGACCACGGCGCCACCCTGTGAGAACCCGGCAAGAAAGATCCGCGAAGGGTCGATGCCGTCGGCAACCTGCTCCTCGATCAGGCCCACCACCGTGGCTGCGGAGTGTTCCAACTCGTCGCGGCTGATGGCGCGTGCCGGGCTCATGGCCAGAATGTCGTACCAGCTTGGCATCTGGTAGCCGCCGTTGATGCTGACCGCGCGAGTCGGCGCCTGGGGCAGAACGAAGCGCGTGCTGTGCAGCGTCTGCTGGAGCATTTTGGCCACGGGCGCGAAGTCGGTCTGGTCGGCGCCCAGGCCGTGGAGCCAGATGACGCAGGCATCCGCTGCATTTGTGGGCTTAAATACAAGTGGTGAAGTCATGGTTGCTCCAAAACTGGGCGGGCGCTCTTTATGAGTGCGTCTAAAAGGGGCGTCCCCGGCGAATCCGTTAACAAGATGTCGCAAGGCTACACGTTTTGCTATTGACCGGCTGGCAAACGCCCGCGTTCAAGACTCTGGTACGCGCTTTGCTAAGAAACCCCTGCAAGGGCTCTGCGGCCACTTCCCGGTAACACTGATGCGCGTGGCCGGGCGGGGGAGGGACGCAGGCGCCAGCTGACAGGATGTCCGCCAGATGCCGTGTGGATGAAGAAGAATGTCACAACTTCCCACTACTTTCGAGCCGCAGGCGGGCCACGCGTTTTTCCGGACGTGCGGGAGAGGTCTCCCGTCGCAAACATCACTTGGTTCTAACGCCGCTCGACCCAAAAAAAAGCCAGCACGGGTCGAACATGCCTCATAAGGGTGCGGCAGAACTTGAGCTCGGACACAACAAGAGCAACTGGAGGTTTTGAATGAAGATGTTGAAATCCACCCTGGCAGTCCTGACCGCCGCCTCGGTTTTCGCAATCAGCGGTGGCGCTCAGGCGGGCGCAACCTTGGACGCGATCCAGAAGAAAGGCTTCGTGCAGTGCGGTGTTTCCGATGGCCTGCCAGGTTTCTCGGTGCCTGATGCCAGTGGCAAGATCCTCGGCATCGACGCCGACGTCTGCCGTGCCGTGGCCGCTGCGGTATTCGGCGACGCCACCAAGGTCAAGTTCAGCCAGTTGAACGCCAAGGAGCGCTTCACCGCGCTGCAATCGGGCGAGATCGACATCCTCTCGCGCAACACCACCTGGACCAGCTCGCGTGACGCTGGCATGGGCCTGGTGTTCGCCGGCGTGACCTACTACGACGGCGTTGGCTTCCTGGCCAACAAGAAGCTGGGTGTCAACAGCGCCAAGGAACTGGACGGTGCAACCATCTGCATCCAGGCCGGTACCACCACCGAACTGAACGTCTCGGACTACTTCCGCGCCAACAACCTGAAGTACACCCCGATCACCTTCGACACCTCCGACGAAAGCGCCAAGTCGCTGGAAAGCGGCCGTTGCGACGTGCTGACCTCCGACAAGTCGCAGCTCTACGCACAGCGCAGCAAGCTGGCTTCCCCAGGCGACTATGTCGTTCTGCCGGAAACCATCTCCAAGGAACCACTGGGCCCAGTCGTGCGCAAAGGCGACGAAGACTGGTTCAGCATCGTCAAGTGGACCCTGTTCGCCATGCTCAACGCTGAAGAAGCGGGCGTGACCTCCAAGAACGTCCTCGACGAAGCCAAGTCCACCAAGAACCCCGACGTGGCTCGCCTGCTGGGCGCCGACGGCGAATACGGCAAGGACCTGAAGCTGCCGAAGGACTGGGTCGTGAAGATCGTTTCGCAAGTGGGCAACTACGGCGAAGTGTTCGAGAAGAACCTGGGCAAAGGCACCCCGTTGGCCATCGACCGCGGCCTGAACGCGCTGTGGAACAAGGGCGGCATCCAGTACGCTCCACCGGTACGCTGATTGACCCCCGCCCTCGACGGTTCGCCGTCGAGGGCTCGTTACTCGCTACGCCTTCTACCTGGGGTTCTTCATGCAAAAACCAATCGGCGCACCCACCAAGGGGTTTTCCCTGA includes these proteins:
- the glsB gene encoding glutaminase B, with protein sequence MQELLNEILDEVRPLIGQGKVADYIPALGSVAPNQLGIAVYGNNGEIFSAGDAHTAFSIQSISKVFSLVQAIGHSGEEIWQRLGHEPSGQPFNSLVQLEFERGRPRNPFINAGALVICDINQSRFAAPALSMRDFVRRLCGNRQIISDAKVAESEYQHRSRNAAAAYLMKSFGNFEGDVETVLRSYFHHCALSMNCIDLARAFGFLANQGYCTHSGEQVLTARQTKQVNSIMATSGLYDEAGNFAYRVGLPGKSGVGGGIIAVVPGRFSVCVWSPELNAAGNSLVGMAALEKLTQRIEWSVF
- a CDS encoding PhoH family protein, translating into MDDQGRNISSNQPILYVLDTNVLIHDPNALLNFEEHHVAIPMTVLEELDKLKAGKHSVAAECRQAIRLIDNTLGDATPANVELGVPIQRGKGEPKGFLSILMDKRAEPASLLPNHLNDNIIINQLIDLHTRSPHINVVLVTKDINMRLKARACGIEAEDYSTDQLVDDVSLLSRGYHNVTGSFWDRVAKVETRQDHGRTWHRVQLAEKLPAAHINEFIIDEQGFVGWIKAVKDDELMLLDLHQEPLLHQEAWGLKPRDIYQGLALFALMDPDIHLVNLSGAAGSGKTILALAAAIEQTMVTKRYRRIIATRSVQGLDQEIGFLPGTEAEKMEPWLGAITDNLEALHMDDENTHGSVDYILSKVPLQFKSLNYIRGRSFQQSLILIDECQNLTPHQMKTIITRAGSGSKVICLGNLAQIDTPYLSATSSGLTYLTERFKDFPNGVHITLQGVPRSILAEYAESHL
- the moaC gene encoding cyclic pyranopterin monophosphate synthase MoaC; translated protein: MLTHLDSQGRANMVDVTDKAVTFREAVAQARVRMLPQTLQMIVDGAHPKGDVFAVARIAGIQAAKKTSDLIPLCHPLMLTGVKVELSAEGDNAVLIVARCKLSGQTGVEMEALTAASVAALTIYDMCKAVDRGMVIEQVMLLEKQGGKSGHFQAQPT
- a CDS encoding amino acid ABC transporter substrate-binding protein, which produces MKMLKSTLAVLTAASVFAISGGAQAGATLDAIQKKGFVQCGVSDGLPGFSVPDASGKILGIDADVCRAVAAAVFGDATKVKFSQLNAKERFTALQSGEIDILSRNTTWTSSRDAGMGLVFAGVTYYDGVGFLANKKLGVNSAKELDGATICIQAGTTTELNVSDYFRANNLKYTPITFDTSDESAKSLESGRCDVLTSDKSQLYAQRSKLASPGDYVVLPETISKEPLGPVVRKGDEDWFSIVKWTLFAMLNAEEAGVTSKNVLDEAKSTKNPDVARLLGADGEYGKDLKLPKDWVVKIVSQVGNYGEVFEKNLGKGTPLAIDRGLNALWNKGGIQYAPPVR
- the rhlB gene encoding ATP-dependent RNA helicase RhlB, whose amino-acid sequence is MLKALQKMFGKGAAEPMTAAAGPSPVAPPSHEPPVAIPADIAAPAFQSMAAIEAPDAQPAAPAPAPAGRRERPAKPRPAPAAVWKLEDFKVEPQEGKTRFHDFKLSDELMHAISDLGFPYCTPIQAQVLGYTLRGKDAIGRAQTGTGKTAAFLVSIITQLQQTPPPKERYMGEPRALIIAPTRELVVQIAKDAANLTKYTDLNVMTFVGGMDFDKQLKQLEARYCDILVATPGRLMDFQQRGDVHLDMVEVMVLDEADRMLDMGFIPQVRAIIRQTPPKSERQTLLFSATFTEDVMNLARQWTTDPAIVEIEPENVASETVEQHVYAVAGSDKYKLLYNLVTSNSWERVIVFANRKDEVRRIEEKLVRDGVNAAQLSGDVPQHKRIKTLEGFREGKIRVLVATDVAGRGIHIDGISHVINFTLPEVPDDYVHRIGRTGRAGMSGVSISFAGEDDSYQLPAIEALLGRKINFEMPSEEMLKPVERKRSH
- a CDS encoding MoaD/ThiS family protein codes for the protein MKLEVLYFARYREVLGREREVVEGDFASVDALRQFLILDRGHDVLAEQNIMCARNEELCALEETLVDGDEIAFFPTVTGG
- the moaE gene encoding molybdopterin synthase catalytic subunit MoaE, translated to MTVRVQAAAFDPGAELNTLHSANAGVGAVVGFVGYVRDFNDGHEVSGMFLEHYPGMTEKALEKIILEAAQRWPLLKVEILHRVGALQPGEPIVFVGVASAHRRAAFEACDFVMDYLKTRAPFWKKENTEDGPRWVEGRDSDHAAAERWK
- a CDS encoding alpha/beta hydrolase — its product is MTSPLVFKPTNAADACVIWLHGLGADQTDFAPVAKMLQQTLHSTRFVLPQAPTRAVSINGGYQMPSWYDILAMSPARAISRDELEHSAATVVGLIEEQVADGIDPSRIFLAGFSQGGAVVLHTAFITWQGTLGGVLALSTYAPTFDEGLQPNAEQQRTPVINLHGSSDAVVLHEMGWRAHTWLKSQGVTADWKEYPMGHEVLPQEIIDIGHWLSQRIV